The genomic interval TCTGTTCAAAGACATGGACGCCAAGACATTGGCGGCGATTCTTCTACAGGCTTTGAAGGTAGACGAAACCAAACCTGAAAATAAGGGGCAGGAGGAGCCAAAGCGCCACAGCGGGAGTGCGTTGTCCTCATTGGATTACGGCTCACCAGAGCCCAGCGATGAGATAAAAAGGAACGACGACCTAGCCGAAAATGTAAAGAGTAGGACAAAAGTGACCAAGACGGAGAGGAGCCACGTCTCTGAAGACCGCATGCCTGAAAGCGAAGACTTGGACTGGACGGAGAAAGATGAGGGGAGGTTGACTCCCGAGAACGTGGAGAAGCTGGAGTCCATGCTGCAGGAACTGGAGAAATACAGCGCAGCCACCAAAAGGGAGAGGTCCAACACAGCTCAGCGTTCCTTACCAAAATATAACACCAAAGATGAGGAGTCAAAGGAAAATGATGTCTTGAGGGACCTGGATGCGTTTGAAGAACTGGTTGGACGGAAGCAGAAATACTCTGACTACGAAGAAAGTGAAGAAGATGCGAAAGACAGGATGGAATATCCTAACGAGTACGAAGGTGAGGATTTGGGTGGTCAGGGGGCCAGAGAGGCCAACAAGAAGAAAATAGAAGAAGAGAAGATGGCGGATATGGCGTCGGACCTGCTGTTGAAGTATCTGCTGAAAGAGGAGGACGGCGAAGAGGAAGAGAACAACGCCAGGGGGAGTAGTCCAAAGGACGAGAAGAAGAAAGGCGCCGTAGAGTcggaggaagaggcagaaaatGTCTCAGAGGAGAAAAGATCggatgaagatgaagatgatgGCATCGACCCGCAGACCATAGACAGGCTTATTGAGATCTCAAgcaaactccatctgccagcagACGATGTCATTGACATCATCAACGATGTGGAGAAGAAGAGGAAAGACTCAACAGAAAGGGTGGAAAGTAAACACAGGGCACCCTCAAGGGATAGGTTCAAATCTCCACCAGCTCGACCCGACTTACGCGAAAACAATTACTTGCCACGCCACCGGGCAGAGAAGTCAAGACACCGTGGCAACGACCAGATGaccctccaggacctgatgggcaCCGACAACGCGTTGGATTACGAGGGCATGCCTCTCTCCATCCCAAGAAGGTACCGACCCAAACCAAACGCTTACCCCAATTACATCCGCCCGCGGATAAGCCACCAACGACAGCGACCCTATTACtaccaaccccctccctccctcttcaggAACGAAGACTATTACGACGACGAGACGCAGGACAACGAGGAAGAACTGGAGAATTACATCGAGAAGATCCTGCTCAAACACCCAGAGGTCTTCCAGTAGCGCGGGCCCACAAAAATTAAATCAATGatcgttttttttttctttgtctaaAGTACCTGTTGTTGAGGTTTTTGTGCATGAGTCAGGCACCGTATTGGCACATCCCCCTGACATTCTCTGCATGGAGGCCCATTCGAACCACATGCGTCCCATCAAAAGCATTGTCCTCTCCAATATATTGGAAGGAAGGGAAGACGATCGCAGAAACAAAATCAGATATTTTTGTACCATTATATATCGGGCGACTTTTAGTAATATAGAATGTTTGAAACTTTGGGGCTGCCTCAAACCTTTAAAAGCCAACAGTCCCGTTAGATGTGACGAtggtgtttgtgcgtgtgtgcatTTTACTTAAAATCATGTCAACTGTTTCCAAGGACCCCTGGGCGCAATCAGTTAAAAGAGGACACAGAGTGGGTAAGGTTCAGCTGATGGGAGTGACTGCGCACCCGAGCAGATAGTAACTCCTAATAATATTAAGTATTAAAGAGCCCAATGCATATGAGCAAGGCACTACCATGTTAATTGTGTGTGACAGTCTATCGTCAGCTGTTGGGTTCCCCCCAGATAACATACACACCTGGCCTGGCCGTTCAAGGAGTGCTTCCTTCATTAGGCATTGCTGATGCTGTGAACGACACTGAAACTCGTGGCATTGCTTCCAAGGGGACACGAGCCCCGGGGAGATGATCCAAACTCTTCCCCCAGATCCCCAAGAAAAAGTTTAGCAGACATTTTTAGttgcaagacaaaaaaaaaaccccaatatAATAGAAGTTACAATACATTGAGCTAGGCTAGCTCAGAAACTAGCTCACCCTATACTGCAAAACTGCCTCAGACTTGACTACAGGAGTGATATCAAACAGTTGTTAAGAACAGGCAGCCTCCCTGATAGATTCCCTTCAGAAAATGGAATGAGGTGGGGACACAGGCAGGTTTAGAGCCGGGTTGCATTGCTAGCGGACATGAGTCAGTCAGTGATGGAAGAGTCCTTCATGTTTCCAACCCGACAGACTCCTCAtcagctcgctctctctctcatctgAATCGAGAGCCGCTAACCTTTAAACAGAGCTCGCCTTTGGATTAACCCACCCACGTGGGACAGCTCAGTTACAGAGCCTGGGGCTAAATCGTTTGCCCTTTAGCCTTTAATGATTTCATTTCTGAATCAGTTTCGTGCGTCGATTTCACTGTCCGGCGAAGGATTTAGTGGGGAAACACAAGCATGTAAGATAATTCGTCTGGTGTCGACACCAGGTGGTAAACGCATTGGAGATAGTTCTGGCGAAATCGTTAaggcaggaggaggggggaggagggaggattcCCAGAAATTGCACAGTATGGAATCTGCTACATACAGGAAAATACACAGTACTGAATTGGTTACATATAGGGAAATGCGCAGTATATAATCTGACACATACAGGAAAATGGACAGTATAGAATGTGTCACATACAGAAAAGTGCACAGTATAGTATATGTGTAACCAAGTTTGCAATCCCGTTACACGTGTTCACAAGGGgagtctccctctcctcctcccatttaGTTGCaaataacccttttatccccatcGGCGTTATCCTAACGCAGGCGTTAACCCAGCTCTGGGCGCCCATGCAAAATTTAGGTCGAACAATGCCATCGCCATGTCGTTACGCACAGCGACCAAAGGGAATCCAACACAAATAACCAAcacaattatatattttttaatgcataTTTAATTTCTCAAAGAGACGAGCCCAGTATTTGTGAGAACTCTTGGATTGGCgtgccaattttttttcttaGAGATGGACGGCAGTAGAAGCAGGATGCGAACCCGGCTCCTGTGTGTTTTCCACCCATCACCTGTCCCAGTACACAGTGAAGATTACCAGCATCCTGAAAGTGATGGTGCAACCAAAAGAATTGAAGCCTGAAATGAACGGGGAGGGGGAAACCGCACGTGGTGTTCCATTGTAAATTTTCTCAAGTCTGCAAATATTGCTTCTTGGAGTGTACGCAAGTCTTGTTATTTATCTGAAGAAAAATACAAAGTCTTTTGATGTAACAGCATCCGATGTCTTTTTGCATTCAATAAAACTTCAATGTTGTAAAATAGCACGGCGCGGGGGGGACCGGTTGACTACTAGTTTTGCTATGAATAAAAAGCAAATATTTTATTCAACAATAGTCTTTTTCTTACGGTTCAATTGGGATGATAGGGGCAGCTTCCTTGTGCTGTAACACAGCGGAGGATTAAAGCGTCACTGGGTTCTTATACAAAATAGTGCATCCGTCCGCAGTGGGTTACGTAGACTATTATGCACAGTCTCTCAATCTGTCACATACAGAATCTGTCACATACAGGAAAATGCACAGTATATAATCTGTCACATACAGGAAAATGCACAGTATATAATCTGACACATACAGGAAAATGCACAGTATGGAATCTGTCACATACAGGAAAATGCACAGTATATAATCTGTCACATACAGGAAAATGCACAGTATATAATCTGACACATACAGGAAAATGTACAGTATGGAATCTGTCACATACAGGAAAATGCACAGTATATAATCTGACACATACAGGAAAATGCACAGTATGGAATCTGTCACATACAGGAAAATGCACAGTATATAATCTGACACATACAGGAAAATGTACAGTATGGAATCTGTCACATACAGGAAAATGCACAGTATATAATCTGTCACATACAGGAAAATGCACAGTATATAATCTGACACATACAGGAAAATGCACAGTATGGAATCTGTCACATACAGGAAAATGCACAGTATATAATCTGTCACATACAGGAAAATGCACAGTATATAATCTGACACATACAGGAAAATGCACAGTATATAATCTGTCACATACAGGAAAATGCACAGTATATAATCTGACACATACAGGAAAATGTACAGTATGGAATCTGTCACATACAGGAAAATGCACAGTATATAATCTGTCACATACAGGAAAATGCACAGTATATAATCTGACACATACAGGAAAATGCACAGTATGGAATCTGTCACATACAGGGAAATGCATACCATGGACTCTGTCACATACAGGAAAATGCACAGTATGGAATCTGTCACATACAGGAAAATGCACAGTATGGAATCTGTCACATACAGGAAAATGCACAGTATGGAATCTGTCACATACAGGAAAATGCACAGTATGGAATCTGTCACATACAGGAAAATGCACAGTATGGAATCTGTCACATACAGGAAAATGCACAGTATGGAATCTGTCACATACAGGAAAATGCATACCATGGACTCTGTCACATACAGGAAAATGCACAGTATGGAATCTTTCACATACAGGAAAATGCACAGTATGGAATCTGTCACATACAGGAAAATGCACAGTATGGAATCTGTCACATACAGGAAAATGCACAGTATGGAATCTGTCACATACAGGAAAATGCATACCATGGACTCTGTCACTAACAGGAACTGGCACAGTGTGGAAACTGTTAAATGCAGGAAAATGCACAGCATAGAATCAGTTACATGCAGGGAAACGCACAGTCTGGAATCTGTCACATACAAGATAACCCACATGATAGAATCTGGCGCATACAGGAAAATGCACAGTGTAGAATCTCATGGTAAGGAAAATTGCACAGTATGGAATCTGCTACATACAGGAAAATGCACAGTACTGAATTGGTTACATATAGGGAAATGCGCAGTATATAATCTGACACATATAGGAAAATggacagtatagaatctgtcacatACAGAAAAGTGCACAGTATAGTATATGTTACGTACAGGAAAGCGCAATATAGAGTGTCACATACAGAAAAAATGCACAGTTTGGCATCTGTTAAATGCAGGGAAATGCACAGTATATAATCTGTTACATACAAGATAATGTACATTACAGAATCTGGCACATACAGGAAAATGCACAAtatagaatctgtcacattaAAGAAAATTGCATTGTGTGGAATCTGTTACATATAGGAAAATGTACAGTATGTAAACTGTTAAATACGGGATAATACACAGTATGGAATCTGTTactttttttgtttgttcatgggatgtgggcgtcgctggcgaggccggcatttattgcccatccctaattgcccttgagaaggtggtggtgagccgccttcttgaaccactgcagtccgtgtggtgacggttctcccacagtgctgagaggaagggagttccaggattatgatctagcgacgatgaaggaacgactgatatatttccaagtcgggatggtgtgtgacttggaggggaacgtgcaggtggtgttgttcccatgtgcctgctgctcttgtccttctaggtggtagaggtcgcaggtttgggaggtgctgtcgaagaagccttggcgagttgctgcagtgcatcctgtggatggtacacactgcagccactgtgcgccggtggtgtagggagtgaatgtttagggtggtggatgcatgGTATAGAATCGGTCACATTAAATAAAATACAAAGTATATAATCTATTACATACAGGAAaatgcacagtatagaatctgtcacatACTGGAAAGTACACAGCATAGAATATGTTACATTCAGGACAATGCACATGATAGAAAATGTCACCTACAGAATAACGCACTGTATAAAATCAGTCACATACAGGAAGAAAGGAAAGTATAGAATCTGTCCTACAGAATAATGTACATTATAGAATCTGACACACACAGGAAAATGCACAGTATATAATCTGTCACACAGGAAAACTCTCAGTATGGAATCTGTTAGATACAAAGATGCAGTATATAATTAGTTACATACAGGAAAATGCATAGTATAGAACCTGTCACATACAAGATAATACATATCATAGAATCTGGCACATACAGGAAAATGCATAGTATATAATCTGCCACATTAAGGAAAGTTGCACAACATGGAATCTGTTACATACATGATAATTCACTGTATAGGATCTATCACATAAAGGAAAATGTACAGTATAGCATCTATATAGGACAATACTGAATATCTACTCTGTCACACACAGGACAGCACACAGTCTCAGTTATGTAAAGGGCAACAGTTTATAGTGTGTAATCCCTGAGCAGagagagatcatagaatcatagaaaggtgacaccacggaaggaggccatttggcccatcgagtccatgccggctctatgcaagaacaatccagctagtcccacccaccctatccccgtagccctgcaaattttttc from Heptranchias perlo isolate sHepPer1 chromosome 35, sHepPer1.hap1, whole genome shotgun sequence carries:
- the LOC137302311 gene encoding neurosecretory protein VGF-like, with product MIWSTRSPTALVLVTITLLCLGSIGAAPLNEETHGEHLHQTKPKESGQIPHSLHDQGEATFAEDMKTPEGQIETVKSYQIRSAPISHPNVAHEPSYDDDLFKDMDAKTLAAILLQALKVDETKPENKGQEEPKRHSGSALSSLDYGSPEPSDEIKRNDDLAENVKSRTKVTKTERSHVSEDRMPESEDLDWTEKDEGRLTPENVEKLESMLQELEKYSAATKRERSNTAQRSLPKYNTKDEESKENDVLRDLDAFEELVGRKQKYSDYEESEEDAKDRMEYPNEYEGEDLGGQGAREANKKKIEEEKMADMASDLLLKYLLKEEDGEEEENNARGSSPKDEKKKGAVESEEEAENVSEEKRSDEDEDDGIDPQTIDRLIEISSKLHLPADDVIDIINDVEKKRKDSTERVESKHRAPSRDRFKSPPARPDLRENNYLPRHRAEKSRHRGNDQMTLQDLMGTDNALDYEGMPLSIPRRYRPKPNAYPNYIRPRISHQRQRPYYYQPPPSLFRNEDYYDDETQDNEEELENYIEKILLKHPEVFQ